In Clostridia bacterium, a single window of DNA contains:
- a CDS encoding beta-galactosidase, translating into MQKQRVEIKKDGFYLNGEPFYLASGDVHYFRIHPSAWHRHLMLAKEFGLTAIQLYVPWNLHEPQKGIYDFSGMLDLPAFLKMAADFGFKILLRPAPYICSECDFGGLPSWLLFDEKVRIRCAEPTYLLHIKDYYKVLMEKVRPYLFTNGGPIIMVALENEYGGSGYDLTYMEYLKDLLTELGVDVPFYTTDGSPTQLHMGSLPGVFIGSNFRSNPGEGTRFADFTEKDYPDFPYFVGELWSGRAIYWGEPYQKRDPVPTAQSYAECLKRGFVNFYMFSGGTNFGFFPGALRGKSFTPRPETPIRYISHVTSYDEDALVSENGLPTEKYYLCRAELDKHLGKPQRNDRALPFAYETQALTIPFSHMARLFDNLDVLTTAEAETVAPETMEYIKQMHGFTLYSTEVQGWNSGWKPPLHFEGIRDRATVYDGETYLGAVERERENETIYWDADNRTGTLNILVESLGRINGGVDLDNDKKGITRYVKLADAKLYHWKMRALPMDDISKVRYQSFSADKITENDPLFYKATFDAKAGVDTFLDMKAFGHGFVWVNGFNIGRFRSIGPQYTLYVPGGLLKGKDNVIEVLDIQPKKENTEIHGVLEHNLEN; encoded by the coding sequence ATGCAAAAGCAAAGGGTTGAAATCAAAAAGGATGGTTTTTATTTAAACGGTGAGCCTTTTTATTTGGCATCAGGGGACGTACATTATTTCCGCATTCATCCGTCTGCATGGCACAGACATCTTATGCTTGCAAAAGAGTTCGGACTGACTGCCATTCAGCTATATGTACCCTGGAATCTGCATGAGCCTCAAAAAGGGATTTACGATTTTTCAGGAATGCTGGATTTACCTGCATTTTTGAAGATGGCAGCGGATTTTGGATTTAAAATTCTGCTTCGACCTGCACCGTATATCTGCTCGGAGTGTGATTTCGGTGGATTGCCGTCCTGGCTTTTGTTTGACGAAAAGGTCAGAATCAGATGTGCCGAGCCAACCTATCTTTTACATATAAAGGACTACTATAAGGTACTGATGGAAAAGGTGCGTCCGTACCTGTTTACCAACGGTGGCCCGATTATTATGGTTGCTCTGGAAAACGAATACGGTGGCAGTGGCTATGATTTGACCTATATGGAATACTTAAAGGATTTACTGACAGAGCTTGGGGTAGATGTGCCTTTTTATACCACCGACGGATCGCCTACACAGTTGCATATGGGAAGCCTGCCGGGTGTGTTTATCGGCTCAAACTTCCGCTCTAACCCGGGCGAAGGCACGCGTTTTGCAGACTTTACCGAAAAGGATTATCCTGATTTTCCGTATTTTGTGGGTGAGCTTTGGTCAGGCCGTGCCATTTACTGGGGCGAGCCGTATCAGAAAAGAGATCCCGTGCCCACAGCACAGTCGTATGCCGAGTGCTTAAAGCGCGGATTTGTGAATTTTTATATGTTTTCGGGCGGTACGAATTTCGGATTCTTTCCGGGTGCTTTGCGCGGAAAGTCTTTCACACCGCGCCCCGAAACGCCAATCAGATACATTTCCCATGTTACAAGCTACGATGAAGATGCATTGGTTTCGGAAAACGGCTTGCCCACCGAAAAATACTATCTTTGCCGTGCGGAACTGGATAAGCACCTCGGCAAACCGCAACGAAACGACCGTGCTCTGCCCTTTGCATATGAAACACAGGCGCTGACCATTCCCTTTAGCCACATGGCACGACTGTTTGACAATTTGGATGTACTCACCACTGCTGAAGCGGAAACGGTTGCTCCCGAAACCATGGAATATATCAAGCAAATGCACGGCTTTACCTTATACAGCACTGAGGTGCAGGGCTGGAACAGCGGATGGAAGCCGCCTCTGCATTTTGAGGGGATACGTGACCGTGCAACCGTTTATGACGGGGAAACCTATTTGGGTGCCGTGGAAAGAGAACGGGAAAATGAGACGATATACTGGGATGCGGACAACAGAACGGGGACTTTAAATATTCTGGTTGAGTCGCTGGGCCGCATCAATGGCGGTGTGGATTTAGACAATGACAAAAAAGGCATTACCCGTTATGTAAAGCTTGCCGATGCAAAGCTTTATCATTGGAAAATGCGCGCGTTGCCTATGGATGATATTTCAAAGGTGCGGTATCAGTCTTTTTCTGCGGATAAAATCACCGAAAATGACCCCTTGTTCTACAAAGCAACCTTTGATGCAAAAGCGGGTGTGGATACGTTCCTTGATATGAAAGCTTTCGGGCACGGCTTTGTGTGGGTTAACGGCTTTAATATCGGTAGATTCCGGAGCATCGGACCCCAGTACACCTTGTATGTCCCGGGCGGATTGCTGAAGGGAAAGGACAATGTGATTGAAGTGCTGGATATCCAACCCAAAAAAGAAAACACCGAAATTCACGGTGTATTGGAACACAATCTTGAAAATTAA
- a CDS encoding Na/Pi cotransporter family protein yields the protein MFLFGMNVMGDGLEKRGGGSLKSILENLTSNRLKGVALGALVTAVIQSSSATTVMVVGFVNSGLMSLSQSIGVIMGANIGTTITAWLLSLSGIEGDGFLMQMLKPENFSLIFATIGIVLSFSKKEKHKDVGNILLGFTVLMYGMKMMSGAVAPLKESETFTQILVMFSNPLLGVLTGALLTAIIQSSSASVGILQALCSTGAVYYSNAIPIIMGQNIGTCITAIISAIGANRNAKRVSVVHLSFNIIGTVAFLVLFYTIHNLVGFAFYDDVMNPADIATVHTIFNLFTTLLLIPFTKQLEKLAYFVIKDKDTANEIQLLDERLLETPAVAVQQSKIVTLKMMHIATESLSKALDLLGSKFTDAAAEEIEALENEVDTFEDKLGTYLVKLSRHSLNYEDSHQISSLLHTIGDFERMSDHAVNLVDSAREIHEKKVEFSEEGRREIQTMANAIREIIGLTATAFEHNDLAVAAQIEPLEQVIDGLKYKLKKGHIARLQQNDCTIETGFVFNDLITNFERIADHCSNIAVCMIEVENDSFGTHEYLHKLHHKEHFEEKFKEFEAKYSL from the coding sequence ATGTTCCTGTTCGGTATGAATGTAATGGGCGACGGCCTGGAAAAACGAGGTGGTGGCAGTTTAAAATCCATTTTGGAAAACTTAACCTCCAATCGTTTAAAAGGCGTTGCACTCGGTGCTTTGGTTACCGCAGTAATCCAAAGCTCGTCCGCCACAACCGTTATGGTTGTCGGCTTTGTAAACTCCGGTTTGATGTCTCTTTCACAGTCTATCGGAGTAATCATGGGTGCCAACATCGGTACCACCATAACCGCCTGGCTTTTAAGCTTGTCCGGCATTGAAGGTGACGGCTTTTTAATGCAGATGTTAAAACCCGAAAATTTCTCATTGATTTTCGCAACCATCGGCATCGTACTTTCTTTCAGCAAAAAAGAAAAGCACAAAGATGTAGGTAACATTTTGCTGGGCTTTACCGTTTTGATGTACGGTATGAAAATGATGTCCGGCGCCGTAGCACCTTTAAAGGAAAGCGAAACCTTTACCCAAATCTTAGTTATGTTCTCCAACCCGCTCCTGGGTGTGCTGACCGGTGCATTGCTTACAGCAATCATCCAGTCCTCGTCGGCTTCGGTCGGTATTTTGCAGGCACTCTGCTCTACAGGTGCTGTATACTACTCCAATGCAATCCCGATTATCATGGGTCAGAACATTGGTACCTGTATCACAGCAATTATTTCCGCAATCGGTGCAAACCGTAATGCAAAACGTGTTTCTGTTGTGCATTTAAGCTTTAACATCATCGGCACCGTCGCATTTCTGGTACTGTTCTATACCATTCATAACCTTGTCGGCTTCGCATTTTACGATGATGTCATGAATCCTGCCGACATTGCGACCGTGCACACCATCTTCAACCTATTCACAACCCTGCTCCTGATTCCTTTCACAAAGCAGCTGGAAAAGCTGGCATACTTTGTTATCAAGGACAAGGATACTGCAAACGAAATCCAGCTCTTAGACGAACGTTTACTGGAAACACCTGCAGTTGCTGTTCAGCAATCTAAAATTGTAACCCTAAAGATGATGCATATTGCTACAGAATCCTTAAGCAAGGCGTTAGACCTGCTTGGCTCTAAATTTACAGATGCCGCAGCAGAAGAAATCGAAGCCTTAGAAAATGAAGTGGACACTTTTGAAGACAAGCTTGGCACTTACTTGGTTAAACTGAGCCGCCACAGCTTAAACTATGAAGACAGCCACCAGATTTCGAGCTTACTGCACACCATCGGCGACTTTGAGCGCATGAGCGACCATGCTGTAAACTTAGTAGACTCCGCAAGAGAAATTCATGAAAAGAAAGTGGAATTTTCTGAAGAAGGTCGCAGGGAAATTCAGACCATGGCAAATGCAATCCGGGAAATCATCGGATTGACCGCAACCGCTTTCGAACACAACGACCTTGCAGTTGCCGCACAGATTGAACCTTTAGAACAGGTTATTGACGGCTTGAAATATAAGCTGAAAAAAGGTCATATTGCGCGTCTGCAGCAAAACGACTGCACCATTGAAACCGGCTTTGTGTTCAACGATTTGATTACCAACTTTGAACGCATTGCAGACCACTGCTCCAACATTGCAGTTTGCATGATTGAAGTGGAAAACGATTCCTTCGGCACCCACGAATATCTGCACAAATTACATCATAAAGAACATTTCGAAGAAAAATTCAAAGAATTCGAAGCAAAATACAGTCTGTAA
- a CDS encoding ADP-ribosylglycohydrolase family protein, producing MKLNREMYLDKVRACWTGKNIGGTMGAPFERKTDILDITGYTTPKGAPLPNDDLDLQLIWLTAVEDFGIRNTTPHVLGNYWLDYVTGLWNEYGVGMANMKMGLLPPYSGEYKNDFWKHSNGAWIRTEIWACLFPGFPELAAQYAYHDACVDHGMGEGTYAAMFVAALESAAFFEKDIRKLLEVGLSFIPSDCRMAQAVNLVCDMYDRKENWTDTRNALVKLCEDLGWFMAPANVGFVILGLLYGEGDYKKSMLYAINCGDDTDCTGATIGSIMGIMSGMDCVPEDWAEYIGDSIVSVAIDHSFLRRCESVTELTDRVYKQVPSCLMAYGIYMEYTDGETECEEYKYTPYRATLPLPISGYAVYFPDMVHALVFAELDKAEIAPGESVNITFKVQNRRADYKQMRVQLQLPEGWTADKTEASVYVQHWASEQERLGETTIKVTVGETVNAENKIYAKVSFTGRPFETIQPIYVFAKSDCKAFY from the coding sequence ATGAAGCTGAACAGAGAAATGTATTTAGATAAAGTCCGTGCCTGCTGGACGGGTAAAAACATCGGCGGCACAATGGGTGCGCCCTTTGAACGCAAAACCGATATTTTAGATATTACAGGTTATACGACACCCAAAGGCGCTCCGCTTCCCAATGATGATTTGGATTTGCAGTTAATCTGGCTTACCGCAGTAGAAGATTTCGGCATCCGAAACACGACGCCACACGTACTCGGCAACTATTGGCTGGATTATGTAACAGGTCTTTGGAATGAGTACGGTGTCGGCATGGCAAATATGAAGATGGGCTTGCTTCCGCCCTACTCGGGAGAATATAAAAACGATTTTTGGAAGCATTCCAACGGCGCGTGGATTCGCACAGAAATCTGGGCGTGTCTGTTTCCCGGATTCCCAGAGCTTGCCGCACAGTATGCGTATCACGATGCGTGTGTGGACCACGGAATGGGCGAAGGTACTTATGCCGCAATGTTTGTAGCGGCTTTGGAAAGTGCGGCGTTTTTCGAAAAGGATATTCGGAAATTGTTAGAGGTCGGCTTATCCTTTATTCCGTCCGATTGCAGAATGGCACAGGCTGTAAATTTGGTTTGTGATATGTATGACCGAAAAGAAAACTGGACAGACACACGAAATGCTCTTGTAAAACTTTGCGAAGATTTGGGCTGGTTTATGGCACCTGCCAATGTGGGCTTTGTGATTTTAGGTTTGCTTTATGGCGAAGGTGACTATAAAAAATCTATGCTGTATGCCATTAATTGCGGTGATGATACCGATTGTACCGGCGCAACCATCGGTTCCATTATGGGGATTATGAGTGGTATGGATTGCGTGCCCGAAGATTGGGCGGAATATATTGGCGATTCCATTGTATCGGTTGCCATTGACCATTCGTTTTTGCGCCGTTGTGAAAGTGTAACCGAATTGACAGACAGAGTATACAAGCAAGTGCCGTCCTGCTTAATGGCTTACGGCATTTATATGGAATATACCGATGGAGAAACCGAGTGCGAAGAATATAAGTATACACCTTATCGTGCAACTTTGCCGTTGCCCATATCGGGGTATGCCGTTTATTTTCCCGATATGGTGCACGCATTGGTGTTTGCGGAACTGGATAAAGCTGAAATTGCGCCGGGTGAGTCGGTAAATATCACATTTAAAGTACAAAACCGCAGAGCGGATTATAAACAGATGCGTGTACAGCTGCAATTGCCCGAAGGTTGGACGGCAGATAAAACAGAAGCGTCGGTTTATGTGCAACATTGGGCATCCGAACAGGAAAGATTGGGTGAAACCACTATAAAAGTAACTGTGGGCGAAACAGTAAATGCAGAAAATAAAATTTATGCGAAAGTTTCGTTCACCGGCAGACCTTTTGAGACGATTCAGCCTATTTATGTATTTGCCAAATCAGATTGTAAAGCATTCTATTAA
- a CDS encoding aldo/keto reductase has product MLQKKTFLNMEITSPVFGCDSVGLRLSDEVSYQLLDYYVEKGGNFLDTARLYCAEKSEGFIARYLKDRNLKGKMFVATKAGHPPLSDMHKGRLSKEELSFDINTSLKELQTDCIDLLYLHRDDTALPVGEIVETLNSFIKEGKIRHWGASNWTGKRIKEANEYAAAHGLEPIVASSILYNIAKHNGHPDDTLVLMNETEFAFYKESQIPVFAYSSQAKGFFNKFLQGTIPPGTQREYLNEENKNLANELADLSKETGKTVMQLSLERLEQQSPFPLFPIVGASNIEQLKEIF; this is encoded by the coding sequence ATGTTGCAGAAAAAAACTTTTTTAAATATGGAAATCACTTCGCCCGTTTTTGGATGCGACAGTGTGGGACTTCGCTTATCGGATGAGGTTTCTTATCAGTTGTTAGATTATTATGTAGAAAAGGGCGGTAATTTTTTAGACACCGCACGCCTATACTGCGCCGAAAAGAGCGAAGGCTTTATCGCCCGCTATTTAAAGGACAGAAATTTAAAAGGCAAAATGTTTGTTGCCACCAAGGCAGGGCATCCGCCTCTTTCGGACATGCACAAAGGTCGTCTTTCTAAAGAAGAGCTTTCCTTTGATATAAATACCAGCTTAAAAGAACTTCAGACCGATTGCATCGACCTGCTTTATCTGCATCGGGACGATACCGCTCTTCCGGTCGGCGAAATTGTAGAAACCTTAAACAGTTTTATAAAGGAAGGAAAAATCCGTCACTGGGGCGCATCCAACTGGACAGGAAAACGCATCAAAGAGGCAAACGAGTATGCCGCAGCACACGGATTAGAGCCGATTGTGGCAAGCTCTATCCTTTACAACATCGCAAAACACAACGGACACCCTGACGACACTTTAGTTTTGATGAACGAAACAGAATTTGCCTTTTACAAGGAATCCCAAATTCCGGTTTTCGCCTATTCCTCGCAGGCAAAAGGCTTTTTTAACAAGTTTCTGCAGGGCACCATTCCGCCCGGCACCCAAAGGGAGTATCTGAACGAAGAGAACAAAAATCTTGCAAACGAGCTTGCCGACCTTTCCAAAGAGACCGGCAAAACGGTGATGCAGCTGTCATTGGAACGCTTAGAGCAACAAAGTCCGTTCCCCCTCTTTCCCATCGTCGGCGCATCCAACATCGAACAATTAAAAGAAATATTTTAA
- a CDS encoding S-layer homology domain-containing protein translates to MKKIGKIAVGIVVTSMVLQSVALATTSENTLYVKEKGNTEMVVMYTDYAMHTGMEQLRNYGIISGDPDGNMRPYSFITRAEFSKVLCKMLNIEPTDTSVALFGDVTEEDWFCEYVTTAFRSGIVEGCDNGNFEPEREVTYGEALKMIVSAMGYASEAEQMGGYPYGYAKVAGQLGITNGLDYALSLQVKRHLVFEMLNNAMDVPFMLIDANGKFVIADGMDGSQYVTFRSKITGQTTRNDAH, encoded by the coding sequence GTGAAGAAAATAGGAAAAATTGCAGTGGGTATTGTTGTTACAAGCATGGTGTTACAAAGTGTGGCTCTTGCCACTACTTCAGAAAACACATTGTATGTAAAAGAGAAAGGTAATACCGAGATGGTAGTAATGTACACAGATTATGCAATGCATACTGGTATGGAACAACTGCGAAATTATGGTATTATTTCGGGAGATCCGGACGGAAATATGAGACCGTATAGTTTTATTACCAGAGCGGAATTTTCAAAAGTACTTTGCAAAATGCTGAATATTGAACCGACTGATACATCGGTGGCACTATTTGGAGATGTAACAGAGGAGGATTGGTTTTGTGAATATGTAACTACTGCTTTTCGGAGCGGTATTGTTGAAGGATGCGACAATGGTAATTTTGAGCCGGAAAGAGAGGTTACCTATGGAGAGGCACTTAAAATGATTGTTTCTGCCATGGGATATGCATCTGAAGCAGAACAGATGGGTGGATACCCGTATGGGTATGCAAAGGTTGCCGGTCAGCTCGGCATAACAAATGGCTTGGATTATGCATTAAGCTTACAAGTAAAGCGCCATCTTGTTTTTGAAATGCTTAACAACGCGATGGATGTACCTTTTATGCTGATTGATGCGAACGGGAAATTTGTGATTGCGGATGGAATGGATGGTTCGCAATATGTGACATTCCGAAGTAAAATCACGGGACAAACAACAAGAAATGACGCGCACTAA
- a CDS encoding Na/Pi cotransporter family protein: MDIFSVLTLIGGLALFLYGMDEMGNGLKKLSGGQLESILAKLTSNKYKGFLLGFFVTAIIQSSSATTVMLVGFVNSGIMTLSQSIGIIFGANVGTTVTAWLVSLTNIGEGATTIIKLFKPSSFTPIMGIVAVFMMMMSKKDKHRNIGLIMIGFTVLMFGMDIMSDSMSGLGKEQWFKDLMVTFSNPILGVLIGTALTAIIQSSSASVGILQALSLTGAIPFAVAFPIVLGQNIGTTITPIISAINGNTNAKRVATACLYIKIVGVIVFLVLFYLIAMFVPFGFMEKDYMANPLNIAIFHTVFNIISSVLLLPFSKMFEVFAIKTFKEKAKAEEDNTFSILDVRFLSTPSFAIAKCRDLIMDMIVLTKDGFSDALQLMNNYNEKQDTVIREKENLVDRYEDELSSYLVRLSEQKLSVEHSREVAKLLHVVGDIERISDHSVNLVAVAKEMHEKKIEFSEEANREITILATAVTDIIEMTSIALIENDLSLAARIEPLEQIIDKLQYKMKSNHIKRLQDSNCTIELGFIFSDFITNCERASDHCSNIAACLLEIENDSFGSHEYIHNIHHEEAFEELYKEYKAKYSLKTQE, from the coding sequence ATGGATATTTTTAGCGTGTTAACACTCATCGGCGGTCTTGCTCTGTTTTTATACGGCATGGACGAAATGGGCAACGGCTTAAAAAAGCTTTCAGGCGGCCAGTTAGAATCCATCTTGGCAAAGCTGACTTCCAACAAGTATAAAGGCTTTCTTTTAGGCTTTTTTGTAACAGCCATTATTCAGAGTTCTTCTGCAACCACCGTTATGCTGGTTGGTTTCGTAAACTCGGGAATTATGACTTTGTCCCAGTCCATCGGTATTATTTTCGGTGCCAACGTCGGCACAACCGTTACCGCATGGTTGGTGAGCTTAACCAACATCGGTGAAGGTGCAACCACCATCATCAAACTGTTCAAGCCCTCATCCTTTACCCCCATCATGGGCATCGTCGCTGTATTTATGATGATGATGTCCAAAAAGGACAAGCATAGAAACATCGGTCTGATCATGATTGGTTTTACCGTTTTAATGTTCGGTATGGACATTATGAGCGACTCGATGAGCGGTCTTGGCAAGGAACAATGGTTTAAAGACCTGATGGTTACCTTCAGCAATCCCATTTTAGGCGTTCTTATCGGTACCGCACTTACGGCAATCATCCAGTCCTCATCGGCTTCGGTTGGTATTTTGCAGGCATTGTCCCTGACCGGTGCGATTCCGTTTGCGGTAGCATTCCCCATTGTACTCGGCCAGAACATCGGTACCACCATTACCCCGATTATTTCCGCAATCAACGGCAACACCAATGCAAAGCGCGTCGCAACAGCTTGTCTCTACATTAAAATTGTCGGTGTAATAGTATTTTTGGTACTTTTTTATCTGATTGCAATGTTTGTTCCCTTCGGCTTTATGGAAAAAGACTACATGGCAAACCCGTTAAACATCGCCATTTTCCACACTGTATTTAATATTATCTCTTCTGTTTTATTGCTTCCCTTCAGCAAAATGTTCGAGGTGTTTGCAATCAAAACCTTCAAAGAAAAGGCAAAAGCAGAAGAAGACAATACATTCTCCATCCTGGACGTTCGCTTTTTGTCCACCCCGTCCTTTGCAATTGCAAAGTGCCGTGATCTGATTATGGACATGATTGTGCTGACCAAGGACGGTTTTTCGGATGCATTACAACTAATGAACAACTATAACGAAAAGCAGGACACCGTAATCCGCGAAAAAGAAAATTTAGTTGACCGTTACGAGGATGAACTGAGCAGTTATCTTGTAAGACTTTCCGAACAAAAGCTTTCGGTAGAGCATAGCCGTGAGGTTGCAAAGCTTCTGCATGTGGTAGGTGACATCGAACGTATTTCCGACCACTCCGTTAATTTAGTGGCGGTGGCAAAAGAAATGCATGAAAAGAAAATCGAATTTTCCGAAGAAGCAAACCGCGAAATCACCATTCTGGCAACCGCTGTAACCGATATCATCGAAATGACCAGCATTGCGCTGATTGAAAACGACCTTTCTCTTGCAGCCCGCATTGAGCCTTTGGAACAGATTATCGACAAGCTCCAGTACAAGATGAAGAGCAATCACATCAAGCGTCTGCAGGACAGCAACTGCACCATCGAGCTGGGCTTTATCTTCTCGGATTTCATCACCAACTGTGAAAGAGCCTCCGACCATTGCTCCAACATCGCAGCCTGCCTGCTGGAAATCGAAAATGACTCTTTTGGCTCGCACGAATACATTCACAACATTCATCACGAAGAAGCTTTCGAAGAGCTTTACAAAGAATATAAAGCAAAATACAGCTTGAAAACGCAGGAATAA
- a CDS encoding helix-turn-helix transcriptional regulator has protein sequence MDYIEWFYKRITELRLQKNVSARDMSLSLGQSESYINKIENRRTLPSLTGFFYICEFFGITPAEFFNTHDQSPQKTKELLTEIEQLTPKQSDHILALVKDLTEKKS, from the coding sequence ATGGATTATATTGAATGGTTTTATAAAAGGATTACCGAACTGCGATTGCAGAAAAATGTGTCGGCAAGGGATATGAGCTTGTCTTTGGGTCAAAGCGAGAGTTATATAAACAAAATCGAAAACCGACGCACACTTCCATCTCTCACGGGTTTCTTTTACATCTGCGAATTTTTCGGCATAACGCCTGCAGAATTTTTCAACACCCACGACCAATCCCCGCAAAAAACAAAAGAACTTTTAACAGAAATAGAACAGCTAACACCGAAGCAATCCGACCACATACTTGCACTCGTAAAAGATTTAACAGAAAAAAAGAGTTAA
- a CDS encoding patatin family protein, with protein MKKALVLEGGASRGYFSVGAMDVLMEQEIWLNYLIGASAGIANGVSYASKQIGRGYRIGTEFMQDPRYMGKKHLLNPKNRSLYNMDFVFNELPNKHLLYDYEALKAFGEDVYAVVTSLESGKAEYLSVSPEDKENKSILASCALPILFPPIEVNGKKYMDGGIADPIPVEKALKDGCEKAVVILTRERSYVKEEEKALGLAALMYSKYPKFADTVKKRTEIYNLAHQRVLDLERKGEIFVLAPEDTKAWGRTDSDPEKIKQIYNEGREVATKNLENLKKYLEK; from the coding sequence ATGAAAAAAGCGTTAGTGTTAGAGGGTGGCGCAAGCCGCGGCTATTTCTCGGTGGGTGCCATGGACGTTTTAATGGAGCAGGAAATCTGGCTCAATTACTTAATTGGTGCTTCTGCAGGGATTGCCAACGGTGTTTCGTATGCCTCGAAGCAAATCGGCAGAGGGTATCGCATTGGCACCGAGTTTATGCAGGACCCGCGATATATGGGTAAAAAGCATCTGTTGAATCCTAAAAACAGAAGCTTATATAATATGGATTTTGTGTTTAACGAGCTGCCCAACAAGCATCTTTTGTATGATTACGAGGCATTAAAGGCATTTGGTGAGGATGTGTATGCAGTAGTAACCTCCTTAGAGAGCGGAAAGGCGGAATATCTTTCTGTTTCGCCCGAGGATAAGGAAAATAAAAGCATTCTTGCCAGCTGTGCGCTTCCGATTCTGTTTCCGCCCATTGAGGTGAACGGCAAAAAATACATGGACGGCGGTATTGCAGACCCCATTCCCGTAGAAAAAGCATTAAAGGACGGCTGTGAAAAGGCGGTTGTGATTCTGACCCGTGAGCGTTCATATGTGAAAGAGGAAGAAAAGGCGTTAGGGTTGGCGGCACTTATGTACAGCAAGTATCCGAAATTTGCCGATACCGTAAAAAAACGCACAGAGATTTATAATCTGGCACACCAAAGAGTGTTGGATTTAGAGCGCAAAGGCGAGATTTTTGTGCTGGCACCCGAGGATACAAAGGCATGGGGCAGAACCGACAGCGACCCCGAAAAAATAAAGCAAATCTATAACGAGGGTCGGGAAGTGGCAACTAAAAATTTAGAAAATTTAAAAAAATATCTTGAAAAATAA
- a CDS encoding DUF4093 domain-containing protein, which yields MKINEVILVEGKYDKIKLDSVIDGTVIAVNGFRIFKDKEMRLLIKRYAEERGIIILTDSDSGGFLIRKHLLQMVPPDRIKNAYIPEIAGKEKRKAQPGKAGLLGVEGVPADVILTALKRAGCTERKAGDEITKADLFAAGLSGTPDATQKRQALLKELHLPHSLSPTAFLGALNTFMTRQEFFDRLKK from the coding sequence ATGAAAATCAATGAAGTAATTTTGGTCGAGGGCAAGTATGACAAAATCAAACTGGACTCTGTCATAGACGGTACCGTTATTGCAGTAAACGGGTTTCGGATTTTCAAAGACAAAGAAATGCGTTTACTAATCAAGCGATATGCCGAAGAAAGGGGCATTATCATTCTGACCGACTCGGATTCCGGTGGATTTTTAATCCGTAAGCATCTTTTGCAGATGGTGCCGCCCGATCGCATTAAAAATGCGTACATTCCCGAAATTGCCGGTAAGGAAAAGCGAAAAGCACAGCCGGGCAAAGCAGGACTTTTAGGGGTGGAGGGCGTGCCTGCCGATGTGATTCTGACCGCCTTAAAACGCGCCGGCTGCACCGAACGCAAAGCAGGAGACGAAATCACGAAAGCCGATTTGTTTGCCGCAGGCCTATCGGGCACACCCGATGCCACACAAAAACGGCAAGCCCTTTTAAAAGAACTACATTTGCCACACTCCCTGTCTCCCACCGCATTCTTAGGTGCATTAAACACTTTTATGACCAGACAGGAATTTTTTGACCGACTAAAAAAATAA